From one Lolium rigidum isolate FL_2022 chromosome 4, APGP_CSIRO_Lrig_0.1, whole genome shotgun sequence genomic stretch:
- the LOC124708314 gene encoding LOW QUALITY PROTEIN: CBL-interacting protein kinase 17-like (The sequence of the model RefSeq protein was modified relative to this genomic sequence to represent the inferred CDS: deleted 1 base in 1 codon) has translation MAGDDEGCRARAALLGAYQLGRTLGEGSFGKVKHARRRATGEHFAVKILERGRVLSRSGADDQVRREIATLTMLRHPNVVRLHEVAASKTKIYMVLEFVNGGELFDRIAMKRKLPEPEGRRLFQQLIDGVSYCHGKGVYHRDLKPENVLVDKKGNIKISDFGLSALPQQLGGDGLLHTTCGSPNYIAPEVLQNRGYDGSLSDIWSCGVILYIMLVGYLPFDDRNMVVLYQKIFKGDAYIPEWLSPGAQDLLRRILKPDPKKRINMAEIKTHEWFQKDYIPVAPYDDNDEDVQLGAILPVKEKQISEAPGDKNIYQMNAFELIGMSSSLDLSSLFEEEEVSQRKIRFTSVLPPKDLFDKMESSATVSGFQVQRVHSKLKIMRNCNRLNNPTPFLVCAEVFALGPSLHVVELKKSHGDSELYRQLCDRISSDLGIGSIFGQSRYSGKTSQALTVEPQLLWLPCDECCAPH, from the exons ATGGCGGGCGACGACGAGGGTTGCCGCGCGCGGGCGGCGCTGCTGGGCGCGTACCAGCTGGGCCGGACGCTCGGGGAAGGCAGCTTCGGCAAGGTGAagcacgcgcgccgccgcgccaccGGGGAGCACTTCGCCGTCAAGATCCTGGAGCGAGGCAGGGTGCTCTCCCGCAGCGGCGCCGACGACCAGGTGCGCAGGGAGATCGCCACGCTCACCATGCTCAGGCACCCAAACGTCGTCCGCCTCCACGAG gtcGCTGCTAGCAAAACAAAGATCTACATGGTGCTTGAGTTTGTCAATGGTGGGGAACTGTTTGACAGAATC GCAATGAAGAGAAAACTGCCCGAACCAGAAGGAAGGAGGCTTTTTCAACAGCTGATTGATGGCGTCAGCTATTGCCATGGAAAAGGAGTCTACCACCGAGACCTCAAG CCCGAAAACGTTCTTGTTGACAAAAAAGGAAATATCAAGATCTCTGATTTTGGTCTCAGTGCTTTACCTCAACAACTTGGG GGTGATGGATTGCTGCATACGACCTGTGGTAGCCCCAACTATATTGCACCTGAG GTGTTGCAGAACAGGGGCTACGACGGGTCACTGTCGGATATCTGGTCTTGTGGAGTAATTCTTTACATAATGCTCGTTGGATACCTTCCATTTGATGACCGAAATATGGTTGTTCTCTATCAGAAG ATTTTCAAGGGTGACGCTTACATCCCAGAGTGGCTTTCACCTGGAGCGCAAGACCTTCTTCGGAGGATTCTTAAACCAGATCCGAAGAAGAGGATCAACATGGCAGAGATCAAAACACATGAATGGTTTCAGAAGGACTATATTCCTGTTGCTCCATATGATGACAATGATGAAGATGTACAGCTTGGTGCAATTCTTCCTGTCAAAGAG AAGCAAATCAGTGAGGCGCCTGGGGACAAGAATATTTATCAGATGAATGCTTTTGAGCTGATTGGAATGTCATCTTCCCTTGATCTTTCAAGTTTATTCGAGGAAGAG GAAGTGTCCCAAAGGAAAATCAGGTTCACGTCAGTACTTCCACCTAAGGATTTGTTTGACAAGATGGAAAGCTCTGCGACGGTGTCCGGATTCCAAGTTCAGAGGGTGCATAGCAAG CTCAAAATAATGCGCAACTGCAACAGACTGAACAACCCCACGCCATTCTTGGTCTGCGCCGAG GTGTTTGCGCTTGGCCCCTCTCTGCATGTTGTGGAGCTTAAGAAGTCCCATGGTGACAGTGAACTTTACAGACAG CTGTGCGATAGGATCTCCAGTGACCTTGGCATTGGCAGCATCTTC GGACAGAGTCGCTATTCAGGGAAGACCTCCCAAGCTTTGACAGTAGAGCCACAACTCCTCTGGTTGCCTTGTGACGAGTGTTGTGCGCCACACTGA